The Methanocorpusculum vombati genome segment ATGCAGTGGATCGGCGGTCTCGGCATTATCGCGTTTACGCTTACGGTTGCCAGCCGGTCCGGTCTAGTTGCCCGCGGTCTCTATCGTTCGGAGGCGCGGTCGGAAGCGTTTATGCCGAGTGTGATCGCGACTGCATTTCAGATGTGGAAGATCTATGTGGTGCTGACAGTCATCTCTCTTCTTGCTATCATGGCTGCCGGTCTGGATCTCTGGGACGCGGTAAACGTTGCCTTCTGTGCCATTTCCACGGGAGGTATGTCGATTTATGCCGACGGCATTTCCCATTTCCAGAACTTCGGGCTGGAGATGGTGGTAATTCCGATTATGCTTGCGGGTGCGCTGCCGTTCCGTCTGTATTATCTCGTCTATACAAACCGCTCGTTCAAGGAGGTCCTCTCCGACCGGGTTCTTCATCTGCTTGTTGCGGTTTTCTTCCTCGTTGCCGCGGTACTTACCTGTGATCTCGTGCTGTTTAGTGACTACACCCTGATTGATGCGGTGCGGGAGGGATTCTTTATGGCAGGGACGGCGATCAGTTCAACCGGGTTCCAGAACACAACGATGGCAGGATGGAGTGCGGCCATGATTCTGTTCCTTGCGGTGTTCACTCTCATTGAGGGAGGGTCAGGCAGTACGTCCGGAGGTATCAAGCTTGACCGCGTTCAGGTGATGTTTGAGGCGATGGTCTGGTGGTTTAGAAAGACGATTGTCAGTCCGCGTGCCTACATTCCGATGCGCCATGACGGAAAACCCGTTGCGGGGAAGGATGCCGATATGCTGATTGCAAAGTCTCTGCTGCTGATCATTCTGTATATTCTGCTGGTTGTTGCAACTCTGGTTATTCTTCTGCACGATCCCTACTTCTCCAAAGATGTCATCGGGACGATGTATGATGTGTTCAGCTGTATGGGCAACAACGGCAGTACGGCAGGTATGGTCGGGCCGGATATGCCGGATTATTCCAAAGTGGTGATGTATATTGCGATGTGGATCGGCAGACTGGAGATCATTCCGGTTCTTATTCTGGTCTGGGGGCTGTTCCGCAGATTTGAGTTGCATCTGGGAAGCGGGCCGTCGCGGAAGTGACGGGTACGTTTTGGGAAAGGCAGATTGCCACAAGTCAAAATATATGTGGCATGCGGGTCAAATAGGTAGTGAATGAGACAGATAGCCCTCTACGGGAAGGGAGGTATCGGAAAATCCACGACATCCGCGAACCTGTCGGCGGCGTTTTCGGAGATGGACCTGGATGTAATGCAGATAGGCTGCGATCCCAAGCATGACAGTACCCGGATGCTGATGCACGGACGCTGGATTCCGACGGTTCTGGAACAGATGTATGAGAGAAAGGATCTTACCGCCGATGATGTTATTTTCACCGGGTTCGGGGGTGTCCGGTGTGTTGAGGCCGGCGGACCGGAGCCGGGCATCGGTTGTGCGGGACGGGGTATTATTGCAACGTTTCAGCTGCTGGAGAAGATGAAGGCGCTGTACGGTGATGTGGTGGTGTATGATGTGCTGGGTGATGTGGTCTGCGGCGGGTTTGCAATGCCGATGCGGGACGGGTATGCACAGGAGGTGTATCTGGTGACAAGCGGCGAGCTGATGAGTCTGTATGCCGCAAACAATATCTGTAAGGCAATTGCCCGGCTGTCGCAGCGGAGTACGGCACGATGCAGGCTGGGAGGCGTTATCTGCAACTCGAAGAATATGGATAATGAACGTGAGCTGGTTGCGGAGTTTGCGACGCGGATTGGTTCAAATATGGTGCAGTTTGTTCCCCGCGACAAGGCGGTGCAGGCGGCGGAGGTGAACCAGATGACGGTGATTGAGCATGCGCCGCAGTCGCCGCAGGCGGAGGTCTATCGCGCACTTGCAAAGACGATTCTTTCCAATGAGAGTCTGCGTATCCCGAAAGCTCTCGAACTTGACGAGCTGGAAGATCTTGCCAGAGAATATTTATGAATCCCGGATGGCAGGGTGCACCTTAACCGGTGCCCTGTCGGTTGCCTGTTTTATTCCCGGAGCAGTAGCTGTGGTGCATGCTCCGCAGGGTTGTGTGCATCAGACGTTTTCGATGCTGCATGCGATGGCAAATGATCATGATATCTGGACTGTTCCGGAGATTATTGTTTCCGGGATCTCCGACCGTGAGGTGATCTTCGGCGGTGAGGAGTGTTTGTCCGATGCGCTGACGCGGGCTGCGGCGCGGTGTCCGGATCTGATTGTGGTGGTGACGTCCTGTGTTCCGGAGACGATCGGAGATGACTGCGGTGCGGTGTGTGCCCGCCATCCGTATGCGGACCGGATTGTGTATGTGCCGACGTCGGGATTTCTGGGCGGCAGTGCAAAGGACGGGGAGAGTGCGGTGCTTGCGGCGCTTGCAGACCGTGCGCCTGCTGCGGAGCCGGTTCCGGGGACGGTTGCGCTGGTTGGTGAGAAGAATCTGGAGTCCGAGGCGGATCAGAACTATGCGGAGGTGGAGCGTCTGCTTGCCCGGCTGGGTCTGCGGGTTACGGTGCGGTTCTGCCGGAACTGTGATTGTGCGACGCTGATGCGGCTTGGGACGGCGGCGTGTTTTATTCTGCGGGATGAACGGGCGGCGGATGCGGGGAAGAGGATCGGCGAACGGTTCGGCCGTCCGGTGCTGCCGGAATTTCCCCGCGGGTTGTCGGGCTGTCTTTCGTTTCTGCGGGCGGCGGGGGAGGCGTGCGGTGTTGCGGAGGAGAAGATTTCTGCGGCGGTTGCGGAGGAGCAGGCGTTTCAGGATGCGATGCTCGGACGGTTTGCAGGTCTTTGCGGGAAGGCGGTTTTTCTTGGTGCCGAGCCGTTTGCGGGTACTGCGGCGGTTGCCCGCGAGACGGTTGCCCGTCTGGGTATGCAGGAGCGTGCGGACGGGTTTTTGATCCGGCTGCCGTTTTATCTGCCCGTTGGCACCGCAGGTGTTGAGAAGATGCTGTATTTGTGGCGGCGGGCGGTGCACAATGGCTGAGAATGCGTGTGCAAATCCGGTCTGGCCGTGTGCGATGACGGGGGCTGCGGCGACGCTTGCGGGATTCCCGGATATTTGTGTGATAATTCACGGGTCGTCGGGTTGTTACTATTATCCGCGGTCACTGCTGAAGGTTCCGCTGTTCAGTACGTATCTGCTGGAGTCGGAGATTGTGTTCGGGACGGTTGACCGGCTGCATGAGGTGGTGACGGAGGTTGCGACGACCGGCAGGCCGGTTGCGGTGGTAAATACCTGTGTTCCTGCACTGACCGGTGAGGATTTGCAGACGGCGTTTGCAAATACGCCGGCGATGTTTGTGGATGCGCCGGGGTTCTGCGGGAATGCAGAGGAGGGAGCGGCAAAGGCGTTTGCGGCGATGATGCCGGAGGTTTCTGCAAGTCGGCCGGGCGTCAATATTGACGGGATTCATCTGCTGGATCTGTTCTGGCGCGGAAATCTGTATGAGACGGAGCGGCTGCTCGGGCTGCTCGGAGTTCCGGTTGCGGTGCGATTCTGCCGCGATACCTGGACAAATCTCCGGGCGGGGGCGGCACCGGTTACGGTTTCGGCAAATCCGTCGTACGGGTCAGGGGTGGGGGAGTGCTGCGGCAGTATGCTGTTTTTGGATATTCCGGGTACGGTTGACCGGCTGCTTACGCGGTTTCCGGATGCGGATGCGGATGCGGTGCTTGCGGAGCGGCAGCGGGCGGAGGAGCAGATGTTTTATTCCTGTGATAAGTATCTGCGGAAGTATACGCCGCCGGTCGTTGCGGTTGCGGCGCAGGGGAGTTATGCAATGTTTGCGAAGGCGATGATGGAACGGTACTTCGGTTCTGACGTGCCGGTAGTGTTTGCCCGCGACCGGGCTGCGGCGGGTGTTTCGTACTCGGTGAATTCTGCGGAGATCAACGCGGCTGTTGCGGCGGCGGAACCGGATCTGATCCTCGGTTCAACGTTTGAGGCGGCAGGGTGCCGGAGTGCGGCATTCTTCGGAATTACGCCGCCGGACCGGAGCCGTGTTTCCGTTGCTGCCCGGCCTCTTGCCGGGGTTGAGGGGGGACTGGTGCTGATCGAGGGGGCACTGAATGCGCTGATGAACCGGCATGCAGCAGAAGAGAAGAAACGGCGTTTCCCATAAAGATGAGTTACTATCTCATTTTTGGAATTTGTTTATGAGTGATGGAGGTTGCAGTGCTCAGTGCGCACTACCGGAAAAATCACGACAGGAAGAAGAACTTCAGGATCACAAACACAATCATCGCAACCGCAACCATCACGCACGAATGCTTTACGCCCGCAAGAGCTGATCCTTCACCCATCATACCCGCTACAATCCCCGAACAGAACCCGTGAATAACCACCGAATGATAAATCAGCCGATCATACAGATCAATCGAAAACCCGGAACCAACTCCCGGCATCGCCATGCCCGACCCGACCATGGACATACCTTCCCCGCCCTGCATCATCATCGGCAGGAACATCACCACCAGAATCGCCTGCACAAACACAAACACAAAGAATGCCAGATACACCACAATCACATACAGCAGCATATCCCCGCGGCGCTCACTCTTCAGCGTCACCATATTTTTCGCATCCTCCGCAATAATCTGCAAAACCTGCGACAGATTATTCGTAAAATGCTCGGCCTGTGAAACCAGAATCCCCATCCGGTCAATCGCCCCGATCCGGATATGCTCGCTGAACCGCTTAATCGCATCCGACGTCAGACTTCCCCACACAATATCCCGGTGAATCAGCCTGATCTCCTCCAGCATATTACTCTTTCCTCCCACCGCAATCAGCTCAATAGCCCGCGCAAGTGTCATATTATGCCGCACCGAAGACGCCATCTGATCCGCAAAATCCGGAATAGCCTCCTCGATCCTCCGGTGACGCCGCGAATAAATCGCATAAAATACCGCAAACGGAATCAGCGCAACCAGAATCCCTGCCATCACAATATCCTCCGAAGCCGTCACCCACTCAAGAAATGTCCACGGTGTCAGCGGAACCGTCACAAACAGGAAATACAAAATCCCTGTAACCACCAGCGCCGCGGGAATACTAAACAAAAACACCGTCCCGGGATGAAACATCATATACGTAACCGGTGACCGGAGAAACCGCAGAACACCTTCCCTTTCATCACGCTTGCGAAGCCGCTCAAACGCAAACGTCTCCGACTCATGCGGCATCACCACGCGAACCGACGAATATTCCGGCATTTCTTCCCAGATCCGCCGCTTCGTCTCATGAATCTCCTCCGACTTATCCTCATGCACCTCCGAGATCAGATCCAGCATCAAAAGAAACACCGCCGTCCCGAACGGCAGCATCACATAAATAATCAATGCAAGAATCAGCGGATTCGCGCTTGAGATCATTCCCATCACCATCACCACGATAATAATAAACAGCGGGCCCGCAACAAAAATCGTAATATACATCTCTGCAATAACGCCCAGCGTATTCAGATACACCTTCTGGGAAATACGCTGCTCCTCCCGCAGTTCCTCCACCTTCATCCGCAGATAATCATTTGCCGATCCGATCGTCTTATACGACGACAACAGGCCCGTCAGGAAAAACCGGAACTTGTCCGACGGTGTCGTCTCCGCAAGCCGCGAGATCGCCGTATAGAAATCCAGTGAACACATCCTGCAGTCAAACACCACCTGCCGGAACTCACGGGCGGCCTCCCCGTAATAATCCGCATACTTTGCAAGAGACTCAACCAGTGCATACAGATTCGGCTCCGACTTATGCAGTGCATACAGATACGTCGTCACATGAAACAGCGACAGGTCAATCCGCAGACTCCTGCTCCCGCACTCAACCACCGGCAGATACAATATCGCCGTAAACGCACCGTACGTAGCCGCAAGCGCAATGGAAACCCACACCAGAACGATAACCAGACCTAACGCAGGAAACACCAGGAAAAAGGACAGAGGAATAATCAGCTGCGACAAATACGCAAGCAGAAGAAACGTCGCAATACCCGACAGACCGCCGGAAACCAGCGCGTACTGGTACAGCCGCTCCGCCTTCACATGCATCCGGGCAGAGAAAATCTCCCGCTCAAGAGACTCCAGCTGTGCCCTCTTTCGCTCCTTCAATATCGCGCCGAACTGCATCATATCAACAGACTATCCAGATCAGCCTTCAGATTCCGGTGCAGTGTCTGCGCCATAATGCCGCTCTCCAAAAGCACGGACAGATCCTCCAGCGACGCAATAACCTTATCCGGCATAGAATAATACTTCCAGAGAATCTCCGACACATCACGGTAATCGCGAATCCGCTGATCAATCATCGCCTCAATCACCATCGCCCGGCGCTGCTGCTCCCGCGAAATCCAGTTCATATCATTCCCGGAAATCTCTGCAATATGCGCAAACATCTCCGAACGGGCGGAGTACACCGGAGTATCCGTATCAGGACGGTACTTGAACACCGTATTTACGATCACATCATTCGTTTCCGAAATGCCCACAATCTCCACAATCTCATTACAGCGGCGAATCTGTTTGCCCTCACGATACATACGCACCTGGGACGACACAATGTCCAGTGACTCAATCATCGCCCGCGGTACATTCAGCGGCTCATTTTCCAGCCGGTGAATTGCAGAGTCAACCGACCCCGCATGCAGCGTCGAAAACGTCGTATGTCCCGTGTTCATTGCCTGGAACAGTGTCTGTGCCTCAACACCGCGAACCTCACCCACCAGAATATACTCAGGACGCTGACGCATCGCAGCCTTCAGCAGATCAAACATCTCAATCGATGCCCGGTCTCCCCCCGAAACATTTGTCACATCCGGCGTCACGGATGCAAGCCAGTTCTGATGACTCAGCGTGATCTCCCGCGTATCTTCAATTGTAATGACCTTTGACAGATGCGGGATAAACTGTGCCACTGCATTCAGCGACGTCGTCTTCCCTGATGCCGTACCCCCGATAAACAGAATCGACTGGTTATACTCCACCGCCAGCCAGAAGAACACCATCTCCTCAACCGTAAACGTCTGGTTCAGAATCAGATCAACCGGTGAATACGGCACCTCACGGAATTTCCGGATAGTAAACGATGACCCGTGACTGCTCACCGTCTTTCCGTAGGTCAGCTGCGCACGCGAACCATCCGACAGCGATGTATCCACAATCGGTGACGAGATCGAAATATGCTTACCCGTCTTCTGTGCAAGCATTACCACCATCGCATCAAGATCCTCCTGTCTCTCAAACACAATCGACGTCCGGATATTCCGGTAATTCCGGTGGAACAAAAATATCGGCGTATTATACCCGTCGCAGGAAATATCCTCAATATCAATATCATTCTGCAGCGGATCCAGAATATTCCATCCCAGATAATTCCGCATCAGATAATACCGGATCTTATGCACAGAGTTTGGCTCAAGTTCAATCTCAAACCGTTCCAGATACGCATCCATCGCGTCATACAGTGCCTTTGTCTTACTCTCCGTATCCAGTGCCACATCCTCAAGAATCAGAATATCCCGAACCCCTGCAAACAGCCGCTCCAAAACCTCCTTTTCAAACGGAGTCAGCGACGGCTCAAATACAAGGTACACATACTCATTCGAAGGAGTTATCGCAATAACAATCAGCGCCAGACCGGGACGTGTCCAGTATGACTCCACAACCGTGTACGATGGATTCAGTTCCGGAGTAACAAGGGGATCGTCCCGTTCGAAATCATACTCCGGAACGGGCTCACGTACCTCTTTCTTCTTAAACATACTCCGCTTCACCCCGAATTGGGATTATATCTCTTGGATCCATACGATCTCATGCAGAACATTCAGGAGAACTGAATCCTGACATTTTTCAGAATGGCATCTTTCCCATCCGAAAACGTACCCTTAACCATGACGAATCGTGTCCCGACCACACCATAGGCAATTCCCTCATACACAATCGGAACACCAACCGAAACCTCACGTGTACGGAACGACTCAGGTACTGAATCCGCTCCATCCACATAAATGGTAATAATCCGCAGATGCTCCGCATCTGATCCCGGAAGAACCGTTGCTATGATATCATTGCCGGAAAGGACAATATTCATCTGTACATCGCGGGATGACTGCACCTCATCCATGATGTTGGTCATCACAACAAAACCAACACCTACCAGTACCGCAATCACTACAATCACCAGTACAACCCCCATCGCTGGGGTAAACGAGGTCTTTTTATCAGTCACAAGGCAGCACGCTTCATGCATGAGAATCCCTGAATACCGGGGAATCCACCAAATCACCGGTATGCCAAAGGGAATCTATTAATTATATGGAAATACTCAGCTATATATTGTCTCCTCCAAACTGATTAGACTTGTTATCCTACAAAAAAAGAGACGGGAAATTTGGAGCAACACAAAATCCCATACTTACGGGCAGCCATACGAAAAACCCCTGCCATCCGGAGCACACGAACCATGACAGTGCCGGCGGTCAACAAACAAATTGATGGACAACACCCCCTGGCACGGCAACCTATAAATTCTCAAAGAAGGGAGATATACATAACGTATGCCGGATACAATCAATGCCCGTGTTCTGCACGCAACCCGCGTCCCCTCCCTTGACAAAGTACTCGGTGGAGGAATCCTTTCAGGTTCCACCATCCTGGTTCTCGCAGAACCGGGATCCGGCGGTGTTGAACTGGTGCAGACCTCCGTCATGAACTACTGCAGCGACATTACCAAAGGAGAAAACGTACCGGAAGGAACAACCGCCCCGTCCGAACTGCACTACATCTCCCTCACCCTCAATAGGGAGATGTTCGAACAGCAGATAGCCAAACTCTTCAACGCAGAAAAACATCCCCGGTTCCGGGAAATGATGTCGCATCTCCACTATCTGGACCTGGGAGAAAGCTACTTCGGTAAAACCCACGTCCCGTATGACTGGTACGGGACCCAGAACTCCGTCCACGGTATGGTGAACATGTCCCCTTCCGATGACTACGGAGGGCTCACCATAATTGCCGATAATATTCGGAAACTGCCAAAAGAAAGCATCATCTTCGTTGATTCCCTGACCGCACTCCTGCCGTACTGTACCAAAACCCCCGAAAACTGGTTTGAACTCGTCACCCTGATCCGGGGACTGACCCGTGCCGCAAAAAAATGGAATATCACGATCGTCTTCCTCCTCACCGCGGGAGTCCTTTCCGGTGGTCAGGAACACGAACTGATCGACGCCGTGGACGGCGTCCTGAAAATGTTCTGGCAGAAAGACACCACCGTCAAACGGCAGCGGCAGATGTACATCCTGAAATTTGTCGGACTCCTCCCGTGCATAGACCCCCGCGACATGGTAATCTTCAACGTAAAAGTCTCTGCAGGAGCAGGATTTGAGATCACAAACATGAGAATGGTAGCATAACATGACAGGCATCAGCAATATATTCCTTTCCACCGGTGTGCAAGGACTCGACGAAATGATGGGGGGCGGATACATGGAAAACACCATCACGGCAATTATTGGAGAAAGCGGAACCGGCAGAACAACCGCAGCATTACAGTTTCTTGCCGCAGGTGTCAGGAACGGGGAGGATGTCATGTACATCAGCTTCAGCCACAGCATCGATCGGATCAAAAGCAAACTGACCACCTCCCTCCCCTGGATAGAAAGTGAACTGGACAAAAAATTTCACTTCCTCAAACTCGACCCGAAGAACTTCGACTCCCTTTCCTACTATCTTGGAAACGGACTTCCCGAACTGCTCACCACCCTCAACATATCGCGTCTCGCGATCGACCCGATGACCCTGTATGAAGACTCCCTGAAATACTCCGACCGCCAGACTTCCGTCATGTCCATCTACCACATCTACTGGACACTGAAGTCCGTACCCTGTACCACCGTTGTTGTCCTTGCCTCAAACATTGCCGACCCTCTGCAAAGTACCTACGGCTACTCCGAAAAATTCGCCGACAACGTACTCTTCCTTGTCAGGGAATTTCCCAAAGACACTCTGTTAAACGAATACCGGAAAATCCTCCTCGTTATCAAGACCCGCTACTCCGGCCACGATCATCACGGAAAAATACTGAAATTCACCCGCGAGGGAATCATGTACCTCGAATCCCCGCAGCCATAAAAAAAGAAAAATTCAGTACAGCGGCACACCGGCAGAAACAAACCACGCATCATCAACCGGCAGTGTATACTGCAGCTGCAGTTTGCTTCTGCTCTCCGTCTGAATCGGCAGATACATGTACTCAAATCCTCCTCCTCCTTTTGCCGTCCGGACCAGATCCCGGACAAACGAACCCCCGTATACATCCGTCGCACCAAGAAGATTCACTCCCGTGCGGGTAGGATCGTACGGCCACGAAAGAACTGTCCCGTCATAGTCCAGCGCCACAATCTTACATCCCTCATTATAGTACAGGCCGGACGGATCAGATAGAGCTGCAAGAGCAGCTTCTTTCCCGTACTCATGCGCATACTGCACAATTGAACGGAGATCCCGGATCATCGCATCTTTTTTTGCCGGATCCAGTCTCTTCGGCATCTCGGAAACAAACATCCCGCAGACAATACACCAGTTCTCATCAATCGGCTGAACATACGAAAGCCGTACCTCATTCTCCATATCCTTCAGATAGTTCGGATACAGCATCAGCACATACCCGCCGCCGTGCGAAGCCCGGGACGCAACCATAGAGACCGTACGAACCCCGTTCACATCCTCATATACAGAGCGATCCAGGCCCGTCATACCCGGCCGGTACGGATGGGCAAGCAGCGTCCCGTTCCGATCCAAAGCAGAGACATAATACTCCTGTGTCGTAAACTGCCCTTCGGGATTGGAAAATTCCGCAAGAGCAGCATCACGTCCGTTCTCCAGCACATACGAATACGCTGCCCGGACAAACTCTTTAAGCGTCATATCGGAAGACGCGGTCGGAAGCGGCACAAGCTTCCTGCTGGACATATCATCAGTAATAATAACCCTGAACGTGCTGTCGATCTTGGTATCCAGAGTACTCCACACCGAAATCCGATCCACCACCTGCAGCCGGCCGTAGTCGTAAGAAGAGTATTCTGCTGTTCCTTCCGCCTCCGTCATAATTCTGCGGAGAACATTTGCAAGCTCGGTATTCCCGGCAGCCTCCGCAACCGTCAGAATATTCGTCCCGCCGTTCATTGGAACAGGGGAGTACAGAACGTAACCCTGATCGTTCACCACCCACACACCATACCCGGTTGCATTGCGGAATCTGTCAATCGGCACCGCAAAGAACCTTCGTGCATCCCCGACAGCACCAACCGCACCCTCATGCCTTCCCCCGGCCGAAACGATCGGCGACAGCAGGCAGGTGGCCTCCACACCGGAAGGACCCGTAAATGTCCGCATATACATCCCGGCCGATGCATTATCCAGGTCCAGAACTGAAGACGGAATCTCGTATCCGGCAGAGCCCGTCACCGGAAGGGAACAGACAACCGATCCGTCCGCATCCGTTCTGAACACAAAAGACACACCCGGATTTTCCACATACAGCTCCGTCAGAACACGTATGGATGCCGGATCATCCGCAGAGATACCGGAAAGATTCCTCGCAGCAGATACAATATCCCCGGAAAGAGCCCGGGTATACTCAGACAAAGAAGCTGAAAGATTCTGAACAGCCGTCTGCATCTCCTTTACCGGAACATCACTCTCCGGAGAGGATGACGCAGAAGAATGGAATGCAAGAACGGCACCACATACGACAACTGCGGCAATCAGCACAATCACAAGAACTCTGAAGGATTTGGACATGCACTTCTCCCAACAATAAAACTCTGTATTCATTGTAAGTTAACAACCATAATATCATGGGTTTCATATGAACTACATACGTCAGAAACAGTCACCGAAAAACCGTGAGTGATGCTGCCCGGAAAATGAACTGAAGAAATCCAAAACAAACAATAAAACACACGGGATTCCTTCATCATTATGAATATGATTATATTTGCAAACGGAATAGATAGTATTGCATTTGATATCCGGAGTGAGTGAAAGTATCATGAATCAGAAAACAACCATTCTGTTCGGCATCCTCTGTCTGCTGATCGCAGCGTTTGCCGCAGTCCCCGCCGCAGCACAGGACAGTGGAATTCCTGAAAATATCACCGGTGCTGTCTCAAGCGGAGCCGGAGAGGAAGCACAGGCACTGGTATTTGTGTCTCCTGAATATTTCACCCTTATTGTTGTCCTGCTGATCCTGCTTATCATCCTTCTCCTTCTTGCAATTGTCTATATGATCAGTACTTTGATACCGCGGCTCACCGCAATGAAGAACCCGGGGATTCACCTGGAGATCTCAGAAACCGCAAAACAGCAGATCGAACGCCTCATGAAACAGGAAGGGGCATCCAACAGAACCAGGTTCATCCAGTCCCTGATCACAGAAGAACTCAGCCGCAGTTCCAGTGCACACACGGAACAGGAATCCATCCGTGAAGCTGTTTCTGCATATGTTGACTCCCCCGAGGCACAGGACCGCTTCCGCAGATTCGTTGCGGAAAGTCTGCTGGATGAAAACAACGCTGAACAGGAACCGAGGGACTAACATCATGGCAGAAGAACTCATACTCAACTTCCCGCCGGAAACACTGAAACTGATCGAGAACAGGATGGACGAGG includes the following:
- a CDS encoding ATPase domain-containing protein gives rise to the protein MTGISNIFLSTGVQGLDEMMGGGYMENTITAIIGESGTGRTTAALQFLAAGVRNGEDVMYISFSHSIDRIKSKLTTSLPWIESELDKKFHFLKLDPKNFDSLSYYLGNGLPELLTTLNISRLAIDPMTLYEDSLKYSDRQTSVMSIYHIYWTLKSVPCTTVVVLASNIADPLQSTYGYSEKFADNVLFLVREFPKDTLLNEYRKILLVIKTRYSGHDHHGKILKFTREGIMYLESPQP
- a CDS encoding cache domain-containing protein; the encoded protein is MSKSFRVLVIVLIAAVVVCGAVLAFHSSASSSPESDVPVKEMQTAVQNLSASLSEYTRALSGDIVSAARNLSGISADDPASIRVLTELYVENPGVSFVFRTDADGSVVCSLPVTGSAGYEIPSSVLDLDNASAGMYMRTFTGPSGVEATCLLSPIVSAGGRHEGAVGAVGDARRFFAVPIDRFRNATGYGVWVVNDQGYVLYSPVPMNGGTNILTVAEAAGNTELANVLRRIMTEAEGTAEYSSYDYGRLQVVDRISVWSTLDTKIDSTFRVIITDDMSSRKLVPLPTASSDMTLKEFVRAAYSYVLENGRDAALAEFSNPEGQFTTQEYYVSALDRNGTLLAHPYRPGMTGLDRSVYEDVNGVRTVSMVASRASHGGGYVLMLYPNYLKDMENEVRLSYVQPIDENWCIVCGMFVSEMPKRLDPAKKDAMIRDLRSIVQYAHEYGKEAALAALSDPSGLYYNEGCKIVALDYDGTVLSWPYDPTRTGVNLLGATDVYGGSFVRDLVRTAKGGGGFEYMYLPIQTESRSKLQLQYTLPVDDAWFVSAGVPLY